From the genome of Desulfobaculum xiamenense:
AAGCCGAAGGCGAGCTTCGGCGAGTCGATCTCGAAGGTCAATTCAGGCAGGCGGGCCGTGCGATCCGTAAGGGCGCTGGCCGCCGTGCGCATGCCGGGGCAGATGACTCCGCCGAGGTAAGTGTTGCCCCGCACGCAGTCCACGGTGGTCGCGGTGCCAAAATCGAGGACGATGACGTTTAGGGCCGCGAGGCTTCTGCGTGCGCCAAAGGCCGCCACGATGCGGTCCGGTCCCACATTGTCCGGCACGTCGTCGATATTGTCGAAGGCAATGGCGAGCGTGTCCGGAGCGAGGCGGGCGCGCAGGCCGAAGGCCTTGCGGGCTGCGCGGTCGAGCATCTCCGACGCGGCGGGCACCACGGAACAGGCGGCCACGTCGGCCACGGTCCGGGTGTCGATGTCCCACTGCCGGGCCACATGGAGCAGGCGCGCGGCCCACTCGTCGGCGGAATCCGTCAGCGTGGGCACGGTAGCGACCGCGGCGGGGCGCTCTCCGGCCTCGGGAGACCAGAGGGCGATTTTCGTGTTGGTGTTGCCGATGTCCAGCAGCAGGGAATGGGATGTGCTCATGGGCAGTGTGTCCGATGATGGGTGTCGGGCAGGGCTGGCCGTGCGCCGCCATCGGGAATGTAGCGGTTTGGGTCCGAATTTCAAGCTGTTATTTTTGTCCGACACGCCGCTGATCGGTTGTCCTTTTTCGTTGTCCGGTATAAGAATGGCACGAGTATCGGGGAAGCAATGACTCGTGAACATTGAAATTTCCGGGAGGCGCGAATGGACCCGGCAACCCTCGTCCCCGCGGCGGGAATCATTCAGGTCGAATGGCAATGGTTTCAGGGACTGTTGCTTGTCACCTTCGTGGCGCATCTGCTGCTCATGAATGCGCTTGTCGGCAGCGCGGTCATGGCGTTGGCCGAGGGCCTCGGTCATGGCAGCACCGCGCCGGTATGTCGGCACGTCTCGCGAAAGCTGCCGACCGTCACGGCGTTGACCGTGAACTTCGGCGTCGCCCCGCTCCTGTTCATGCAGGTGCTCTACGGCCAGTTCTTCTACGTGTCCGACATTTTGATGGGCGTGTACTGGCTGGCGGTCGTCGCGCTCATCATCATCGCATACTACGCGAGCTATCTCTACGATTTCCGGTTCGATGCGTTGAGGAGCCGGCGCACGGCTGTCCTTTTCGTGGTCGTTCTCGCGCTTCTGGCGGTGGCTTTTCTTTTCGTCAACAACCTGTCGATGATGCTGACCCCCGAACGCTGGGTCGTTTATTTCGAGAATCCCGGCGGCACGGTGCTCAATTTTGCCGAGCCGACGCTCGTTCCGCGTTATCTACATTTCGTCCTCGCCTCGGTGGCCGTGGGCGGGCTGGTACAAGCCCTGTACTGGTCCCGCCCCGGCCGTAGGGGCTTGCCCGGTGCCGTGGAGACTGCCGCACGCGGCATGCGCGCCTTTGCCTACGCCACGGCCGCGCAGGTGGCCGTGGGGTCGTGGTGGTTGGTGAGCATGCCCCGTGAGGTGATGCTGACGTTCATGGGCGGCAGCGCGCTGCATACGGTGGTGTTCCTCGCCGCACTGGCTGGTGCAGCGGTCTGTCTCGTCCTCGGTTTCCGTGGGCGGCCGGGGTCGGCGGCATGGGCGCTGGTGGTCACGGTGGCCGTGATGGCCGTTCTGCGCGAATTGGTGCGCGTGGCGTATCTGGCCCCGTATTATCGCGTGGCGGAGTTGCCCTCGCAGGGGCAGCACTCTCCGATGGTCATGTTCGTGGTGGCCCTCGTCATCGGGCTTGGGGTGATCGGTTTCGTCCTGAAGCTGGCGTCCGGCGCACGCAGGAAGGAGGCCTAGCATGGAATATCCCGTCTGGCAGATTCCCTATTTCGGGGGCGGCATCCTCGTGGCGGTCATCGCCGTGGTGCATGTGTTCGTGGCGCACTTCGCCGTGGGCGGCGGGCTGTTTCTCGTGCTCACGGAGATGCTCGGGCACCGGCGCGCATCGCGCGGAATCCTCGACTACGTGCGCGGGCACACGCTGTTCTTTCTGCTGCTGACCATGGTTTTCGGCAGCCTGACCGGCGTAGCCATCTGGTTCATCATCGCCCTGACCAATCCCGCGGCCACGCTCACGCTCATCCGCACCTACACCTTTGGCTGGGCCACGGAGTGGGTGTTCTTCCTTGGCGAGATCGTCACGCTATTGGTGTACCACTACACCTTCGACAGCATGGAGCGCAGGCGGCACCTGCTGGTCGGGTGGCTGTACTTCGGCTTCGGCTGGCTGTCGCTGTTCATGATCAACGGCATCATCGGCTCCATGCTCACGCCGGGGGACTGGGTGGCCACGGGCAATTTCTGGGATGGCTTCTTCAACCCCTCGTTCTGGCCCTCGCTGGTCTTCCGTTCACTCCTGGCCTTCTCCATCGCTGGGCTGTTCGCCTTTCTGACGGCCATGCGCATCGAGGATGACGACCTGCGGCTGACGCTTACGCGTTTCGCCGCCATGTGGGCGGCGGTACCCGTGGTGCTCATGGCACCCGTCGCGTGGTGGTACTTCGGTGCGTTGCCGGAGATTTCGCAGGCCATGATTACGGGACGCAACAACGAGATCGCGCCGTTTTTGCGGGCCTTCCTCACCGCAGGGCCGGTGGTGGTCGCCGCCAGCCTGCTCATGGCCGCGCGCATGCCCCGTTCGCTGGGCAGCCTCGTGGCTGTGCTGCTGCTGACCGCCGGGTTCGTGCAGATCGGTTCCTTTGAGTGGATACGCGAGGCGGCGCGGCGGCCGTGGATCATCGTCGGACACACCTATTCCAACGCCATAACCGTGGCCGATGTCGCACGGGTGGAGGCGGAAGGGTTTCTCAAGGTCGCCAAGTGGGTGGAGCATCGCGAGATCACCCAAGAAAACCGCCTCGATGCCGGGCGCGAGATTTTTGTCAAGCAGTGCCTTGCCTGTCACAGCGTGGGCGGCCCGTCTAACGACATCCTGCCGCTCACGGCGAAATTCACTGTCGTGGGCATGGATTCGCAGTTGAACGGACAGGGGAAGCTCAACGACTACATGCCGCCCTTCTTCGGCACGGAGGAGGAGCGCGGCGCTCTGGCCGCCTACATCGTGGAGACGTTGCATGGCGGCGCGGCGGAGGTGCCCCTCGCTGCGGAGGCTGTGCGCCGTTCGGGCGGTACGGTGGACGTGCCGCCCTTTGATCCAAAGGCCGACGAATATGTGCTGCTGGCGTGGAACAACCTCGGCATGCACTGCATTTCGGATTCCGATCCCTTCTGGATTCTGCTGCCCCCGGCCAACGACCTGTACTGTCAGTTGGTGCGCCGGGGCGAAACGCCGGAGCTGGTGACCGAGGGTGTGAAGATCACCTACCGCGCCGACGATGCCTTCATGAATCCTTCTGGCCATGTGCGCTTCTGGGCGTTTGCCGAGAGCCTGTTCGGCAAGCGGCTGGAAGCCAATGTGGGCGTTTCTGGCAATGGTCTGTCGGGAGAGATGCATTTCGACGAGAAGCTCGGTGCGTTCGAGGCGGGACTCATTCCCGTGGCGCCCTATCCCGATGAGGGCGGGTACAACCCATATCCTCTATTTACTGTGGA
Proteins encoded in this window:
- a CDS encoding type III pantothenate kinase codes for the protein MSTSHSLLLDIGNTNTKIALWSPEAGERPAAVATVPTLTDSADEWAARLLHVARQWDIDTRTVADVAACSVVPAASEMLDRAARKAFGLRARLAPDTLAIAFDNIDDVPDNVGPDRIVAAFGARRSLAALNVIVLDFGTATTVDCVRGNTYLGGVICPGMRTAASALTDRTARLPELTFEIDSPKLAFGFDTMRSLNQGFIFGFAALAEGLISRMTDALGGPAAVIATGGLAPIVATVCPALDDVRPDLIFTGLVHACMEG
- a CDS encoding c-type cytochrome; the encoded protein is MEYPVWQIPYFGGGILVAVIAVVHVFVAHFAVGGGLFLVLTEMLGHRRASRGILDYVRGHTLFFLLLTMVFGSLTGVAIWFIIALTNPAATLTLIRTYTFGWATEWVFFLGEIVTLLVYHYTFDSMERRRHLLVGWLYFGFGWLSLFMINGIIGSMLTPGDWVATGNFWDGFFNPSFWPSLVFRSLLAFSIAGLFAFLTAMRIEDDDLRLTLTRFAAMWAAVPVVLMAPVAWWYFGALPEISQAMITGRNNEIAPFLRAFLTAGPVVVAASLLMAARMPRSLGSLVAVLLLTAGFVQIGSFEWIREAARRPWIIVGHTYSNAITVADVARVEAEGFLKVAKWVEHREITQENRLDAGREIFVKQCLACHSVGGPSNDILPLTAKFTVVGMDSQLNGQGKLNDYMPPFFGTEEERGALAAYIVETLHGGAAEVPLAAEAVRRSGGTVDVPPFDPKADEYVLLAWNNLGMHCISDSDPFWILLPPANDLYCQLVRRGETPELVTEGVKITYRADDAFMNPSGHVRFWAFAESLFGKRLEANVGVSGNGLSGEMHFDEKLGAFEAGLIPVAPYPDEGGYNPYPLFTVEAHDATTGELLARTRTVAPTSTEMGCRNCHGGAWRVAGVAGFTDETSADVLAVHDRISKTDLLATAQSGKPMLCQSCHPDPVLGAEGKPGLLNLPAALHGWHANYLTDRGAEACAYCHPNAEQGATRCLRGVHAERGLDCTNCHGTLEDHALSLLKREDERGAPGAKRLMRQLAPRAVAGVADVNARTPWLGEPDCLTCHVDFQPPENDDAFNVWTGDATGLYRMRRDDMGALMCAACHGSPHAEYPAVADSGYGENRDNIPSLQYVGNAGPIGSGGSCGLCHVGTDMTAGDSAHHPKGFR